The Biomphalaria glabrata chromosome 13, xgBioGlab47.1, whole genome shotgun sequence sequence TTATGCTTCCTACCCTGTGCTTCATTATTCTGTGTGACACATCACGGTCAATAGGTTCTTGTACCCATATCTATATTTAGAATACAAGTTGCTTATTTCCTAGATTGTAACAATACAGACATATCATCCTGTAGCAAAGGATACATAAGAGAGCTTGAAATGGCATGAACATAGTGACTCCACCCATGAAACCAATGAACTCAACAGCAAATAGTCCAAGAGTTATTGACAAGGCAACAATCATCCTGgaataaaaacaatgaaaaccTCAATTATCATTTGCTAATACATATCATTATATAAATACACttaagaaacagaaaaaaaatacttgagtAATTTCAAGAAAAGTACAGATTATCTATGTAGTTGTGTAATGGCTAATTAATTCACTATCTTATGGAAATAAAGGCTTTAAAAAAGCTTTGTGGCTGCTTAATTATTTGAAGAGATCCAATTTTGTTAGCACATATTGAGTTAATAGCAACTAATCTGCTAAATTATTAGCTTTCTTATGCCAAATAACCTGTGAactttcttaactctttctctcctaatcgacgataccatcattgattttgacctcattaattaaattaatgtttaaactttactttgaactatataaaaagagcatgcatttccctttaattctttaccaaatacaacattttctgataacaaacaacaaagctattgaagcttaatcataacagggtattgaaatagtaatgagcaaaatgaagaattccttccaaaatgtggaaaaataattacggagagaaagagttaaggtatCTGTGCCTTTCATATATACAACTAAAAAGCCAACAGGCTGGTGACCCAAATGAAGACCACAAATAAGATGGATTGATGCTGACAGATCAACAACTTAAAGTTCAGGCACAGAGATGAAAAGCTCAAGAGAGATCTCAATGGAAGGATGTGCTGAAGCCAGGCCAGAGTCTTTTACGGGCTGTGGCGCActtagatagatggatggatctTTCTGAGAAATGTTCATTCTTGCTGTTAGTAAATTGTGAGGTTGCTTAGTAACAgtggaggcatggtggctgagtggtaaagcacttgactttCAAATTGTGGGATCCTGgctttgaatcctggtgaagactaggatttttttttgggtgggggatCTTTAGGTTGTcaatgagtccacccagttctaatgggtacctgacattagttggagaaaaataaaggcagtTTGTTGTGCTGGTATCATACATTTACATATATGATTAATGGAAGCCTTCAACCcaaataattatcttatcttatcttatataatacagacgttacttcaaaaaagaagatgattacgttctacgcgtcatgcatttagtcatgcatattaaccaatgacttaaattctgccaagtcactggttttcctggctagctcaggcaacccattccatgctctaatagcactagggaagaaggagtatttgtacaaatttgtcctagcatatgggacgaggaatgtgcctttatctttgtgtctttcagagtattttattaaattttgtttttgtatttgaagattatggttcagtgttttatgtatgattgctactttacttttgagccttctgtcctgaaggctttctaaatttagtgattttactaaacgtgttactctagtcaaatgtgaatattcgtttgttatgaatcgcactgctctattttgtttctgttctagtttcttaatgttttcttgagttgaggggtcccaaacggaggatgcatattctattattggcctaaccaaggttaaataacattttagttttatgttcttatttgatttataaaaatttcttttaataactcctaatgctttgtttgatttttttgtagtttcatcaatatgtggattccatgacagtttttcatttattataacacctaggtattttgcgtttttagtctgtgttactggtttgccatgaataagataagtggcattaatttgttttagtttttttgttactcttaacaactgacatttttctgggtggaaagacatgctccaatttgattcccatttctgtaattcatctaattctctttgcaaaatatctgtgtcttgtgttgtttttattgttctatatattatgcaatcgtctgcaaataatctgacttttgttcctgaagtaatgcaatttggtaaatcatttatgtaaattaaaaatagtagtggacccaagactgttccttgaggtacacctgagtttacttttatcggtgttgatttagagccatttattattacagtttgttctctccctatcagaaaatctttaatccactgatgcagtggaccattaatgccaaaatattttaattttttaagcacactatggtggtgaactttgtcaaaagccttagaaaaatctagtaagatagcatctatttgttcactattatctaaaccttttgaaaaatcatcaattagtcctattagttgtgtttcacatgatctatatttcctaaagccatgttggtatggtgtgaggacattatgtttgtctaagtggtttatgatgttgctacatattatgtgttctaggattttacatgtgatgctggtaagtgatactggtctgtagtttcctggttcagatttttctccttttttaaataggggggtgacattagcttctttccagtcctttggtactctgccctggttaagtgaagcctgaaagagtattttgaacactggggctaggaTGTCTTGTGTAGTGAAACTCATTTAGAATATGAAACTAAGTAAGATAAGATACCTAGTTACAATGCAAGCAGTATTATGCAGAAGTAATAGAGAGAAatgggtaaaacttcccatcgaggCCCCTTTTGAAGAATGTTAGGTAAGTGGCAGCGCAGCGCTGTCTATCGCTAAGGTCATCTGGTCACAAGGTTACTACCGGCATGGCGGTGTTGGTAGTAtcatgtaatagatctagatgggACGTTTTACCAAAAATGTAGCTATGGCCTTTTCAATCTCACTTGGAAGGTTGAAGTCATGCAAGCAGTTACTTTTTAGACATAAAAACATAATAGAGGATTAAGATATagcttaaatatttattttgcacTGACCAAATGTTGACTGTAATAATCAGATTTTAGACATGCAGATTAAACAAATTTAAGCTTGTGCATAAAAATGCCTAAAATCAAACTATGAGAGATGTGAGGACAGAGAAAAATAGAGGTGCATATcttagaaagaaagtgaaatgtACTGGTCACACCCTAAGAAAAGAGCCAACAACACAACAGACAAGCCTTCGATTGGAACCTCCAGGGCACAATACatagagaaagtaaaaaaaagaaaaatcgtGACACAGTGTTAATAGATGAAGTTGAGAGGTGATGATAGAGCTGGGTAGCAATAAAAGAGATAGCAAGAGATTGTAAAGAGAAGCAAGTTTCTGCCGAGACCCAATGTTCCATGTTGAACACAAAGACAGATGATTATTATGATTAAAAAATGccttaaaatagaaaaagaagatatCACATTTTTCAGCTTGACTGATGAGTTACATCATCATGTAGTATTTATTGGTACTCAGAAATtccaaatgtttaaaaaaaaaaaagagcataatattaaaaattcagacattttttttttgttcattcaaATATAAAGTTATATAGTAagataataaagaaaacaacaacttactCAATGTCTTTGTCATTGAAATCACTTGAAGTGTAATCTTCAGGCAGACACATTTTGACATTCTCATCCTTATAATAGAAATGGaagaaaaattattatatttttctgtaatgatttctttcaaaaaaagcagaaaaaaaaaaaaaaagtaaaacaagtaaaataatactttttttaaaagctcacTTATTTTGGCACCAATTATTACGAGTTAATTATATTTCTATACTACACTTTTTaacagcaattttttaaaaatataactcGAGCCCCTAATAATAAAAGGCCAATGTGTTTTGCCACTGAActattctatataatatatataataaaaatgtaaggTTTTATTAGTCCATTAttagaataacatttttattgaacCACCCAATTCTCTACATTAGTCTAttgtttaataatttagtacgttttccatataaaataaaaattaactaattatcaGTAAATGATAAAGTTGTTGGTaaagaggcaccctaaagattctgaaataaaaaatcttagtcttcaccaggattcaaacccgggacttCTCAAATTAGATGTCAAGCGTAAACATAGATTACCATAAATTATCATAGTGTATTTCTCATTGAGCTTTGTAAGTCATTCATCCTAAGAACTGCTGAACATTAATAGAGCCTCCAGAAGTACAGAAACATTACTGAAAgcttaaaatacaaaacaataaaatttaatgcCACAACAAATGGCATTTGTACTATTTCTACCATAATGGTGAACTATCAACTTACTCGTGTCCAAAAGACAACAATCACAAGCACCAAATGTGCAATCAATGTGAGAAACCGAGCTGGGACCAATCCAGTGCCTTGCATTTTATTCTGTTTCTTCAACTTTGCacctataaatctagatctagctagatcacttttaatgtgccattttttgtttctgattTTTCTAAGTAGTCAGTCATTAAAAATCCATGTTATTGCTTTACAGTCATTATTTAAACTGTATTATCTGTGGAGTGAACAAATAGTGTCAGAATAAATGGTTAACAACAATTACAgaaatttataaatacaattaagatttaaactaataaaaatttttaaactatCTTAACTCAGAAATCCTAACTCAAAATCACTGTTTAACTGCTATATCTAGATATTTTTAAAGGAACCATTTAGTTTCTAGTCATCGATGGCTTCCCAATTGTGTGGTATGCCCTTTGGACTGTCGTCACAAACAATAGTCCTGAGTTTGTACCTTGCCTGCTTCCATCCCCTACCAAACTAAGGTATTTTTGAAATCACATGCAATAACCTcaattaatgaaaaaatatatccaaaacttactaaaacaaaaaaaacctataTAGCTATACTAACAATGAGTTGTAatagatattttgttttgaGCCACATATATACTTGTTCAGTTCAGACATgtgaaaagagaatctaaattaatcccggtggacaatggttatgtctgcactggatgtggcaaaCTATGTAGATCTTAGCTGGGGTTGTAtagcactcctcattaatcttcgggctGGAAGACAAGCCAgtcttatatattaaatatcatatatatgttcataaataattttgtttttactggtTTTGGATTTATATCAACACATTCATACAGCAAAGAATGACATTTTGATCTGTTATATTGTTTGTTCGTTTTACTATACATCTTTTGGCTgatctttcagaaatgaagataattaaATCCTGCCCAAACCTCCCATGACACAGTGGGTTATAGTGGTGGGCAGGTTTTGAACCCAAGACCATCAGGATGGCAGttcagagcacataccacatgaccaggtagCCTAATCTTTGGACTGTTTCATAATTACTGGGCTAGTATGACCTGTAGATCTATGTGCATGAGTGCCATGATATCccaattataataattatagctttaatgtagcgctactttcatgcttatagcatgctcagagcgctatggtccaatcttatttgagaaccattcggggggggggggggggggtatctgggagaaggtttacGGTAAAAACAACTCTGCTCATTCGGGTGTAGAATgagtccccttcataggtagccaatgcaagccaagccaagtttaagAATGCTTAGCCttttgaccacgcttcccaccattaTCAGTAGATAAGAATAGTATCAGAAAAAAAGTCAAGTCCAAGATGTAAAGATCTTCAAGATTATAAGTTGATTTATAAGTGCATTTAATCATAGTGCTCATTTatcttcttataaattacagacattacttcaaaagagaaaataattatatatgtcCTACGTCAatcaagtcatgcatgttaatcagcgAGTTAAGCttttcaggcaacccattccattctctaatggcactagggaaggaagggcacttgtatgaattaatCCTAGCATAACTGgcataagaaatgtgcctccaGAGTTctagatttttgtttctttctgagtattttattacactattaggttttgtattgattaatttgcatgactagattcaaGACTGACACTtgaaatgtgtaggacatagatctagatctatacaattcAATTATCTTCTCTCTTGAAGTCTATACTCAACTATACTGTCTAGTAAGTCACTATAGACTTAGACTGAATATAGATTCTGAGACTACTGAGAGTGAGACATTGAAGTGTAAGAGTCCTGATCTAAGGCAGTGTATAGATCCAGtctaatatttttaatgtaataataattaaatgtaattataatattgaataataattttataatgaatGATAATGAATACAGATAGAATATCGATCTACGCATCTAGCTTTTCATTTTCTAATTTCTAGGCGTCCATAACAACAGAATAGAGAAAAGTCGGTATTTTTAGGTTGGAGCCGTGTCGTTTGACACTGGCCATAAAAACTACATATAAAACCTCattcgaaataaaaaagaaaataagaatctataaattaaaaatattccaTTGAAACAGCACTATTAAAATTGAACGTTCCGAAACATTCTTGTGAATAggaatagatctattttttttttaccattattTCACATCGTACCTAATGGAATAATATGTCGCGACTTGTTTTTGACTGCTTTGATTTGTTAAAACATGTATCGGAAAAtttaacaaatgaattttaattatAATGCTGTTAATTTATCCATCTAGTAATAGAACTTAGAGAGAAACCATttcatacatcttatcttatcttatatgatacagacgttacttctacaTTGCCATCTATAatactagtttaaaaaaaaaagattagtaaAAATAGcctaaataaatattgattctacatttatcttatcttataaattagagaTGTTACTTCAAAGGAGAATTACAGTAACAATAattcacatttcttattccatatatgctagaacaaattctttttcttccctatagccattagagcatggaatgggttgtctgaatcagccaggaaaaccaatgacttagcaaagtttaagtcacatgaaatgcttaggaagtataaaattttcatttttttttttttaagttacgtAGGCTACGATTGTAATTTATAcgataacaaaataattacgtcataagcgtatcaattagttaatctTGTCTTGACTTAAAATCTGCCAAATCATATTGATatgattcaggcaatccattccatgctctaatatttATAGCAATAGAGCACTTGCACACATTTTGTTAATCTCGATTAAGATATAGGCCCTATTATCTTtaagattacagacgttatctagtctagatgctaatatataattatttctaCCCTGCTTGTTATTTTTGAacgactatatatatatacatacataggcctatatatcatgggcgtagcaggGGGTGTGGggtgtcggaatttagtgactgaattttttctttgattttgcttattttagctgagattttaatactaaaccatcacttgccccagcacagccaaggggatttgagtttaaaaccccataccagggggttttgcagttaaatctccctcttctataaaacaaaacaaaaaaatacatacgacaatccccaaattccaagaacacatctaaggaagattttgattaaaaaaccccctccaaaattttcGTTAaccccttcttcaatataaaaaagcaaatacaaactcaaaattttatgagcgtagccaaaggggttttgagtttaagccccccttcagcggggtttgaagctaaaaaatacctcttcaatataaaaaaaagcaaattacgcactcaaaatgctatgagcatagcaaaatgggttttgagtttaaattgttatatgatatttcgtagaacgaaGATCTGCTCTGCACATGATCTGCCCCTTCGAAAGCCTGCTTGTTCTTATCTGAGCctctcatctacagactgttgaggccgtctcaacaaaataatgctgaaaactttgctagggacagagaggagagtaatgcccctccagttgttgcagtctgcctagttgcccttttttggagtTTTATAATCACTCCTTGACtcttgaagttcgccaacagagagtTAAGAGATCATTCATTctgttttagcatttctgctgaccTCATGTCTAGCCCTGGTGCTCTGTtgttctttagcactgcaatgacCATGGTAACCTAGTCCTctgcagttattgggtctgtcttgaccttgagatcattgtccggagaggggtccttgaatgtGTAAGTCAGTAGTGGCGACCGTAGGTTAAGGGTTTCTTTAAGGTGCTCtgcccatcttgcatcctgttcttctttcgttagcAAAGTTTTGCCTTCTTTTatatagtcacacacacacacacacacacacacacacacatatatatatatatatatgataagataatttttattgctccaatcaaatggaaattcagtttgacaacaattgacaacctcagcgtaactactgtaacaataacattatagatgcaaatacgaacaacattcacacacgaaacacatatcCACTCACAACCAacgctttataaattagacttctatgaacttctcgatgatgacagatgatcttgtaacacacAGAccgacatatatatatatatatatatatatatatatatatatatatatatatatatatatatatatatatatatatatatatatatatataatattaaatgtCACCCTCATGAtatttgtgtatatgtgtgtgtgtgtttgacatTTTTACATCTTAAgggacgatcttttcccttatAGCCACTTCTTATGTGACCAATTCTTGATACACACTCACGGTCACATGTATATACTATAGGCTACAGCGTTTTCAACCTTTTCTCTACTTAAGATCTGTTCACCATCTGCGATCCAGGGCCATCTTTTATATGGCTAAATCCTCCATGTGTGCATATCCTGTGCGTCTTGTTTTCTTCTAACTTCTAATATCGACGCTGAAGTTAGTGAAGcattgttattttgttgttgtttttttaaaaatgttttatatatttcggatgttccttcgaaTTCTGAAGAAAGTTACAtcatagcccaaacctccctccTACTGAACGACTGTCCAGAGAGCTCATATCTCACGATGAGGCAGTGACCCGTCGGCAGTTTTTACTACCTAGATCTGAATCTAGTAATTCTACTGTCTGTAAATGAGTGTCTCGATATATCAGGTCTGGATAGGAaggagccaaaaaaaaaaaaaaagaagcaaaatattttttaaaatacttttttaaaaaatgcttatctaaagggaaagaactccgtccttaaaactatatctaccaaataatgtaaaagtgatttccctttattcgatatcaaacaaaataagtaattaccaatatttaattgactaattgagatTTTTTGGTATatttgttcatgtttttttggtataataaatgattgtttaaagtatcaacttgatcaaagaatacgtgagggagaaatagcgttaacattaatttaaggggactaaacccaacattTTTTCCCATTTCTGTGAATACTAAAGTTTTAGTTTTCATTGTTGCTATTaagcaaaataatgaattacctgTGGGCTAATAAATTGCCTACTTACTAGATAGTAAAATCAAATTCTAATGGTTGCTCAactaactttttctttttactactACTAAAGTATAGAAATGGTTAGATTGAAAGATTTTAGAACTAGACTCAGCGGCTACCTACGCTTGCTAGACATGGCATTAAACTATAAAGGTTGAGATGAGACTAAACGTGACTAAGCgatggctgagaaggatccAAGGAACAGCATACCGAAATCATCTCACCAATAGAGAAGTCATTTCCCCTGATTGATATGGTGACCGAACCTCGTATGAGATGcgcgaaaaaaaatatccatagaCAAACCTAAGTTTACCAAAGCAGCCATAGCGTGGAGAGCCGACAAGAGAAGCGAAAACAAGGCCGTCAACGAATAACATGGAGTCACATCAGATGGGAAGAAACTGTGAAAGTCGCTTATGACCGATCTCTATGTAAAGAGCTTGCAGCCCTATGCTCTGCACGGTgagggaggacctaagtctaagtctaaagtCAGAAATCAAATGTAATCCAAAGTAATACTATTGTTGATGCCGTTGATGCTCCGCACGGTGAAGGATGACCTAAGTCTTAAGTCAGATATCAAATGTAATCCAAAGTAATACTATTGTTGATGCTCCGAACGGGTAGGGatgacctaagtctaagtattaAGTCAGAAATCGAATGTAATCCAAAGTAATTCTATTCTTGATGCCGTTGATGCTCCACACGGTGAGGGATTCCCTAAGTCTCAAGTCAGAAATCGAATGTAATCCAAAGTAATACTATTGTTGTCGACGAATGCGGCTTCTGGGTCCAAACGAAAGACAAAATAGATTTGATACAGTTTGGAATCAGCAGCATCGCAGGTTCTGACAGAATTGCAATATTTTGACTGTGTTGCAAGTTGCCTAAGCTAATGGTTACCCATGTTACAATAGGCCTATAGCCGAAAGACATATGGAGGTTTTGATTCAAAGCTAGGTTAAAATAGGTAATCCAAGCTGAGGAGTCCCTTTTATCCGAATTTAAACTTACTGGTTGGGGTGCACTTATCTCTTCTTTAACAGTTCCGCCGGGCACAGCCACATGTGAAGGCCACGGGTTGGACTGTTTGCCGGAGCTATCTAGTTAGCTATGTGAGACTCTAGTTATATAGActaaatataaatctaatatTTCCTATCAATAATCTGTTTTCAACACTTGATATTGTCACAGTCTCGGTCGACATTGCCTGCTATATGTATACGGTAGTAACCTTAAGTGAGTTGAGTGAATTAGTTAATTAGAGTCGTTTATGGGACTTGAGACAGTGCACGTATTTTGTTAAGTTATTTTCTGTACTTACAGTTGGATATGTATTATTGAAGTtgattgttacccgctgtgatgcggacgtgattcaatagtaaaattatatatacaccTATTCTTAAGGACTTAGTATATTGGATAtgtttgataccgctgttatgcggactATATTTCTGTGCACTGGATCATTTTTGTAACTACTATGAAGTGCAGcatattgttttattaaatacatGTTATATCTTGTCTGCTAAAATTGACTGACTCAAGCTATAGGCCCTACCATTTATGTTTGTTACGTGTCAAGTGTGACCCCAGgcagcacgaacccagcattctacaGCATTCACGACACACTGAGAGTGTGGCACGTTTCTGCACCTTATAGTGACCAGTCCTATGTGTAATATTATTAACACATGTCAATCACTGTCATCTACATAGATCGAATGAAGATTTGCACGGGCCATcgaaagtttgttgtttttctttttggcttttctaaatttaaaaacttaattgtttttgtttttttttctttttcactatAATTGTCTTTCAAGGAGAGCTGTTGACACATCAGCCATTGTTtccatttttacaaaactaCATAGATTGACAACAAATGAttggtttcaatattttgtgtagaaataaaatgggggaccattttttttttttattctctgcCTCAAATGCAtaaaacaagggaaacaactttaCCTCTAGTGTAGAAAGAACGCAATGGAAATATATTCAAGTGTTAAGATTTAGAAATGGACACTAAATTAAAAAGCAGATTTCAAAGAAAGGAAATACAATTCTAATAAATCGTGTTTGCTCAAGAATATTACTGCATTCAGTTCAAAACAAAAGTGAAGTGAATTGCAAAAGACAGCTAGACagtactgtttaaaaaaatatgattacgtCTACCCGTGTAACTACGTCAATGTGGTCAGGCATCGTAATCGATGTCTTAATTtctaccaagtcatt is a genomic window containing:
- the LOC106053542 gene encoding transmembrane protein 107-like, with translation MQGTGLVPARFLTLIAHLVLVIVVFWTRDENVKMCLPEDYTSSDFNDKDIEMIVALSITLGLFAVEFIGFMGGVTMFMPFQALLSTAAHSGAAIALAYFLFDQWPCHWYWYIFGFCSAFPACMEIISIIGILCFRKGY